A region of Paenibacillus thiaminolyticus DNA encodes the following proteins:
- a CDS encoding metal ABC transporter ATP-binding protein → MRQTIDVNNLHISYYGKEVIKDVSFSLQTGKLIGILGPNGAGKSTLMKAMLNLIPRDGGEITLGGEPLTSMRKKIAYVPQRSNIDWDFPIIVKDTVLLGTFPTLGLFRRPAKQDKEWALECLRKVGMEKFKNNQIGELSGGQQQRVFLARALAQKAEYFFLDEPFVGIDVASENVIIDILKTLRDEGKTVFVVHHDLSKVESYFDNLILMNKELIGCGPVDHVFRPELMQEAYQTPFTMIGKLGVGM, encoded by the coding sequence ATGCGTCAAACTATAGATGTTAATAATTTGCACATATCGTATTACGGAAAAGAGGTCATCAAGGATGTAAGCTTCTCGCTGCAGACCGGCAAGCTTATCGGCATCCTCGGGCCGAATGGGGCGGGCAAGTCGACATTGATGAAGGCCATGCTCAATCTCATTCCCCGCGACGGCGGCGAGATTACGCTGGGGGGAGAGCCGCTTACCTCGATGCGTAAAAAAATCGCCTATGTGCCGCAGCGCTCTAATATCGATTGGGACTTCCCTATTATCGTGAAGGATACGGTGCTGTTGGGGACGTTCCCGACCCTCGGCCTCTTCCGGCGGCCGGCCAAGCAAGATAAAGAATGGGCGCTCGAATGTCTCCGCAAGGTCGGCATGGAGAAATTCAAAAACAATCAGATCGGCGAGCTGTCCGGCGGCCAGCAGCAGCGGGTGTTCCTGGCGCGTGCGCTTGCCCAGAAGGCGGAGTACTTCTTCCTTGACGAGCCGTTTGTCGGAATTGATGTCGCCAGCGAGAACGTCATCATCGATATTTTGAAGACGCTGCGGGATGAAGGGAAGACGGTGTTCGTCGTCCACCACGATTTGAGCAAGGTGGAAAGCTATTTCGACAATCTGATATTGATGAATAAGGAATTGATCGGCTGCGGGCCGGTCGATCACGTCTTCCGCCCGGAATTGATGCAGGAAGCCTATCAGACGCCGTTTACGATGATAGGGAAATTGGGGGTTGGAATGTGA
- a CDS encoding metal ABC transporter permease — translation MEFIQDLMAYEFLQRAFVTSIIVGIICGVIGCFIVLRGMALMGDAISHAVLPGVAISYMLGINYFYGAVVSGILTAVGIGVINQNSRVKSDSSIGLVFSAAFALGIILITSAKSATDLTQILFGNVLSVRASDMWLTVAVGGIVLLAVLLFYKELLVSSFDETMAAAYGLKTRLIHYSIMVLLTLVTVASLQTVGVILVVSMLITPASTAYLLTNRLSTMIGLAMFFGALSSMIGLYVSFLYNLPSGPVIALATTSIFVLAFLFSPKQGVIRRMLKMNKRRMAVGK, via the coding sequence ATGGAATTTATCCAAGATTTAATGGCCTATGAGTTTTTGCAGCGAGCTTTTGTCACTTCGATTATTGTAGGTATTATTTGCGGCGTTATCGGCTGCTTTATCGTATTGCGCGGGATGGCGCTCATGGGGGACGCAATCTCTCACGCCGTTCTGCCGGGTGTGGCCATCTCCTATATGCTGGGGATCAATTACTTCTACGGGGCGGTAGTCTCGGGGATATTGACGGCGGTCGGGATCGGAGTCATCAATCAGAACAGCCGCGTCAAGAGCGATTCTTCCATCGGGCTGGTGTTCTCCGCCGCCTTTGCTCTCGGCATCATTCTCATTACGAGCGCCAAGAGCGCCACCGACTTGACGCAAATTTTGTTCGGGAATGTCCTGTCGGTACGGGCATCGGATATGTGGCTGACCGTTGCCGTCGGAGGCATCGTGCTGCTGGCGGTCCTGCTCTTCTACAAAGAACTGCTGGTCTCGAGCTTCGATGAGACGATGGCTGCGGCTTATGGATTGAAGACGCGCCTTATCCACTATTCCATTATGGTTCTGCTGACACTTGTCACGGTAGCGTCCTTGCAGACGGTTGGCGTCATTCTCGTTGTCTCGATGCTGATTACGCCGGCGTCCACCGCGTACTTGCTCACGAACAGACTGTCCACGATGATTGGGCTCGCGATGTTCTTCGGCGCCTTGTCTTCGATGATCGGCTTGTATGTCAGCTTTCTCTACAACCTGCCGTCCGGCCCGGTTATTGCCTTGGCGACGACGTCTATCTTTGTGCTGGCGTTCCTGTTCTCTCCGAAGCAAGGAGTGATTCGGCGCATGCTGAAGATGAACAAGCGAAGAATGGCCGTCGGGAAGTAA
- a CDS encoding metal ABC transporter solute-binding protein, Zn/Mn family, protein MKMLQKFMLLSAMAALLVLAACGQANSGKSGDVPASSDSASESATEGPLKVVTSFTILEDFAREIGGEDVEVHNLVPTGTDPHEYEPLPEDIKKATDADVLFYNGLNLEGGKSGWFFKMVESVGQKEENVFNLTERVEPMYIGGKDGHEEEINPHAFIDPAVGIKMAEDMRDALMKKDPARKENYEKRADEYITKLTEIDKEYEEKINSIPEENRILVTSERAFQYMTTHYGLKEAYIWEIDTEENGSPTQIKSLVEFIKEHKVPVLFIESNVDPRPMETVSNETGVRIAEKRIYSDEIGQRGEEVDTYIKYLEYNLELMHSELSKS, encoded by the coding sequence ATGAAAATGTTACAAAAATTCATGCTGCTGTCAGCGATGGCAGCCCTGCTGGTGCTGGCCGCGTGCGGGCAAGCGAATTCGGGCAAATCGGGGGATGTTCCTGCCTCTTCGGATTCAGCTTCCGAGTCTGCCACAGAAGGACCGCTTAAAGTCGTCACTTCCTTCACGATTCTCGAGGACTTCGCCCGGGAAATCGGCGGCGAAGATGTAGAGGTTCACAACCTGGTGCCAACGGGCACGGATCCTCATGAGTACGAACCGCTGCCGGAGGATATTAAAAAAGCGACGGATGCGGATGTCCTTTTCTATAATGGCTTGAATCTGGAGGGCGGCAAAAGCGGCTGGTTCTTCAAAATGGTCGAGTCCGTCGGCCAAAAAGAGGAGAATGTGTTCAACCTGACAGAACGCGTAGAACCGATGTATATCGGCGGCAAAGACGGCCATGAGGAAGAGATTAACCCGCACGCATTCATCGACCCTGCCGTCGGCATCAAGATGGCGGAGGATATGCGGGATGCGCTCATGAAGAAGGACCCTGCACGCAAAGAGAATTACGAGAAGCGGGCAGACGAATATATCACCAAGCTCACAGAGATTGATAAGGAATATGAAGAAAAAATCAATTCCATCCCGGAAGAGAACCGTATCCTCGTTACGAGCGAACGCGCATTCCAATATATGACGACGCATTATGGACTGAAGGAAGCGTATATTTGGGAGATTGACACGGAAGAGAACGGCTCGCCAACCCAGATTAAATCGCTGGTTGAATTTATTAAGGAGCATAAAGTACCGGTCCTCTTTATTGAATCCAATGTGGACCCGCGGCCAATGGAGACCGTCTCGAACGAGACAGGCGTCCGCATCGCCGAGAAGCGGATCTACTCCGATGAGATCGGGCAGCGGGGAGAAGAAGTCGATACGTATATCAAATATTTGGAATATAACCTTGAACTTATGCATAGCGAATTAAGCAAATCATAG
- the mntR gene encoding transcriptional regulator MntR: MRTPGMEDHLEQIYLLTRAKGFTRVSDIAQALSIHDSSASKMAQKLGRTGYVQYEKYGRICLTDKGFQVGQQLFNRHQLLEKFLRQIGVQEEQIHQEVEQIEHHFSWSTIARIQELVRFFEEEPIVLREFHKRQTL, encoded by the coding sequence ATGCGAACCCCGGGTATGGAGGATCACCTCGAACAGATCTACCTGTTGACCAGAGCCAAAGGGTTCACAAGAGTATCGGATATCGCGCAAGCTCTGTCCATTCATGATTCCTCCGCTTCCAAAATGGCGCAGAAGCTAGGGAGAACGGGATATGTGCAGTACGAGAAATACGGGAGAATCTGCTTAACGGATAAAGGGTTCCAGGTGGGACAGCAACTGTTCAACCGGCACCAATTGCTGGAGAAGTTTTTGCGGCAGATTGGTGTTCAGGAGGAACAGATCCATCAGGAAGTCGAGCAGATTGAGCATCATTTCAGTTGGAGCACGATTGCCCGGATTCAAGAGCTTGTCCGTTTTTTTGAAGAGGAGCCGATCGTGCTGAGGGAGTTCCACAAAAGGCAGACGCTCTAG
- a CDS encoding SLOG family protein: MKNLFVTGYRAHELGIYNNKHQGIPYIRKAIAARLIPLLEEGLEWVITPGQYGVDLWACEAALALKAQYPHLKCSIITAYSQQADQWNEEKKAFFEQLIQQVDYYGAVSNGPYIGKWQFVARDDLLFRKTDGILLVYDEDAGEASPRFVQERALQKQAQDGYMYLRIGAEEIQAIAEEEHLDAFGGC, from the coding sequence TTGAAAAACTTATTTGTTACCGGCTACCGCGCTCATGAGCTCGGCATTTACAATAACAAGCATCAAGGCATCCCTTACATTCGCAAAGCGATCGCAGCCCGGCTGATCCCCCTGCTGGAGGAAGGGCTCGAATGGGTCATCACCCCGGGCCAATACGGGGTCGATCTGTGGGCTTGCGAAGCCGCGCTCGCGCTGAAGGCGCAATACCCGCATCTCAAATGCTCGATCATTACGGCCTACAGCCAGCAGGCGGACCAATGGAATGAAGAGAAAAAAGCATTCTTCGAGCAGCTTATACAACAGGTCGATTATTACGGCGCAGTCAGCAACGGCCCTTACATCGGAAAATGGCAGTTCGTCGCCAGAGACGATCTGTTGTTCCGCAAGACCGACGGCATTCTTCTCGTCTACGATGAAGACGCTGGGGAAGCGAGCCCCCGCTTCGTCCAGGAGCGCGCGCTGCAGAAGCAGGCCCAGGACGGTTATATGTACCTCCGCATCGGGGCCGAAGAGATTCAGGCGATCGCAGAGGAAGAGCATCTCGACGCCTTCGGCGGATGCTGA
- a CDS encoding contractile injection system protein, VgrG/Pvc8 family, with the protein MSVSQLSYQNVRIAPFPHMQLLEMSIVQEVNEHGKLTFTGRMPEDHKDNDLFAMNEQTPVQVVQITEQGEERVLFSGILSEMRIEKSREVYSVYAEALTSTVMLDIRVKNRSFQDAAMTYNQLVRHLGGDYSNYDVNYTSEQNPPLGALVVQYKETDWALLKRLASRLDTVVVPAENFKDIKFSFGLPDTGAVKKLSPSNYVITKKLADYMSYHKNVRRNAMESDFIFYELTTDQWLHLGDAVDFQGARLYVGKAVSTMDRGSVKHTYTITTRKGLNRQSPYNDAIRGASIGGTVLAINRDKVKVRLDIDKDQDAGKACWFPYSTVYASADGSGWYCMPEAGDSVRVTFPSEREEEAFAISSVNSYAGEPAGGGPQASLGAMSGGGSAGGGSQDRMGDPNVRYFRNSSGMEVTLAPGHVLISANNGQATIRLAQDGSITIAGQNEVSLTSKENVTIRADKTLMMTASEEIAIESQKGGKIVLNSGGDAELKGNKVLTN; encoded by the coding sequence ATGAGCGTATCGCAATTATCTTATCAAAATGTGAGAATTGCCCCTTTTCCCCATATGCAGCTGTTGGAGATGTCTATCGTGCAAGAGGTGAACGAGCATGGGAAGCTTACGTTCACGGGCCGAATGCCGGAGGATCATAAGGACAATGATCTGTTCGCGATGAATGAGCAGACGCCGGTTCAAGTCGTGCAGATCACGGAGCAGGGCGAGGAGCGGGTCTTATTCTCCGGTATTTTGTCGGAGATGCGGATCGAGAAGTCGCGGGAGGTCTATTCCGTCTATGCGGAAGCGCTCACAAGCACGGTCATGCTCGATATCCGCGTGAAAAACCGGTCGTTCCAGGACGCCGCGATGACCTACAACCAGCTCGTCCGCCATCTGGGCGGCGATTACTCGAATTACGACGTGAACTATACGTCGGAACAAAATCCTCCCCTCGGCGCCTTGGTCGTGCAGTACAAGGAAACGGATTGGGCCTTGCTGAAAAGATTGGCCTCCCGTCTTGATACGGTGGTCGTGCCGGCCGAGAACTTCAAGGACATCAAATTCAGCTTCGGTCTGCCGGATACCGGGGCGGTCAAGAAGCTGTCTCCTTCCAACTATGTCATTACGAAAAAGCTGGCCGACTATATGAGCTACCACAAAAATGTCCGCCGCAATGCGATGGAGAGCGATTTTATTTTCTATGAGCTTACGACGGATCAGTGGCTGCATCTGGGCGATGCCGTTGATTTCCAAGGGGCGCGGCTCTATGTCGGCAAGGCCGTGTCCACGATGGACCGGGGAAGCGTCAAGCACACCTACACGATTACGACCCGCAAAGGCTTGAACCGGCAATCGCCGTACAATGACGCGATCCGCGGCGCATCGATAGGCGGCACGGTGCTGGCCATTAACCGCGACAAGGTGAAGGTGCGGCTTGATATCGACAAGGATCAGGATGCCGGCAAGGCTTGCTGGTTCCCGTATTCCACCGTCTATGCCTCCGCGGACGGCAGCGGCTGGTATTGCATGCCCGAGGCGGGCGACAGCGTCCGGGTGACGTTCCCGAGCGAGCGGGAGGAGGAGGCGTTCGCCATCAGCTCGGTCAACTCGTATGCGGGAGAGCCGGCAGGAGGCGGACCGCAGGCTAGCCTGGGAGCAATGTCCGGCGGCGGCTCTGCGGGCGGGGGATCGCAGGATCGGATGGGCGATCCGAATGTCCGGTATTTCCGCAACTCTTCGGGCATGGAGGTCACGCTGGCCCCCGGCCATGTGTTGATTTCCGCGAATAACGGCCAGGCGACGATTCGGCTTGCCCAGGACGGCTCGATTACGATCGCCGGGCAGAACGAGGTCTCGCTGACCTCGAAGGAGAACGTGACCATCCGGGCGGACAAGACGCTGATGATGACCGCAAGCGAGGAGATCGCGATCGAGAGCCAGAAAGGCGGCAAGATCGTGCTCAACAGCGGGGGAGACGCGGAGTTGAAGGGGAACAAAGTACTTACGAACTAG
- a CDS encoding pentapeptide repeat-containing protein, with translation MTRDEALRHWTDTAVAAKRWEQMHALHQSVMRDRDRLAAEFIASFKHLCRHIRRMQDEKRKGKIKYIHYSALRSRLMSGDHRCRIDAYDRQWYADAADCSAEYDAGWAFGRLDEFTRAIAEQGKRYVGKVLPADVEAVMRGEAVWYTAYLVKLARHAVREAVRSDEFAAIDKEDELYIMVGEYKDRSELVYRYEAREKGSREMREMLSAGQRSEYVYEVFSGTDLSGMYFSLLNFSYANLSASTLAGNAIWGCAFIGSDFRGANLEGVDMNRSIVHGASFKEANLRNASLEHIQGGLSFPAPEELHIPPFMETSFQDANLEHASFRGADLRGADFRGAALRQACFTEAGLEGAIFAAEDVRHLGLSERQLAGIVIAEGCRA, from the coding sequence GTGACAAGAGATGAGGCGCTGCGGCATTGGACGGATACGGCCGTTGCCGCGAAGCGGTGGGAGCAAATGCATGCGCTCCATCAGAGCGTGATGAGGGACAGAGACAGGCTGGCGGCGGAATTCATCGCGTCGTTCAAGCACCTATGCCGTCACATTCGGCGCATGCAGGACGAGAAGCGCAAGGGAAAAATCAAATACATTCATTACTCGGCGCTGCGGAGCCGCCTCATGAGCGGCGATCACCGCTGCCGGATTGATGCGTATGACAGGCAGTGGTATGCGGATGCCGCGGACTGTTCCGCCGAATATGATGCAGGTTGGGCGTTCGGCCGCCTGGACGAGTTCACGCGCGCGATTGCGGAGCAGGGCAAAAGGTATGTCGGCAAGGTGCTGCCAGCCGATGTGGAGGCGGTCATGCGGGGCGAGGCCGTCTGGTATACGGCCTACCTCGTCAAGCTGGCCCGCCATGCGGTAAGAGAGGCGGTTCGCAGCGACGAGTTCGCGGCCATCGACAAGGAAGACGAGCTCTACATCATGGTCGGCGAGTACAAGGACCGGAGCGAGCTGGTCTATCGCTATGAGGCCCGGGAGAAGGGCAGCCGCGAGATGCGGGAGATGCTCTCCGCGGGCCAGCGGAGCGAATATGTCTATGAAGTATTCAGCGGGACGGATCTGAGCGGGATGTATTTCTCCTTGCTCAACTTCAGCTACGCGAATCTGTCCGCAAGCACGCTGGCCGGCAATGCCATCTGGGGCTGCGCGTTCATCGGCTCGGACTTCCGCGGGGCCAATCTGGAAGGAGTCGATATGAACCGCAGCATCGTGCATGGGGCGAGCTTCAAGGAGGCGAACCTGCGGAACGCGAGCCTGGAGCATATTCAGGGAGGACTGTCCTTCCCGGCGCCGGAGGAGCTTCATATTCCGCCCTTCATGGAGACGAGCTTCCAGGATGCCAATCTGGAGCATGCGAGCTTCCGGGGGGCCGATCTGCGGGGCGCGGATTTCCGGGGCGCGGCTTTAAGGCAGGCATGCTTCACCGAGGCGGGACTGGAAGGCGCGATATTTGCGGCCGAGGATGTGAGGCATCTCGGCTTGAGCGAGCGGCAGCTCGCGGGCATCGTGATTGCGGAAGGGTGCCGGGCCTGA
- a CDS encoding DUF4280 domain-containing protein: MHEMIADGGGGEGQAEPKYVVHGAFCACSQGTRPARLIIPASHGDYIHDQPQLNVEDQVPMVNIRPFGLCQSTQNPAVQAVIDALPPMPKQEEAGWFASLFIKKEAPPPEEVPVPVCVAMCVPNVTPGMLWQSGKENVLVEGAPALLSDGWITCAYGGLITIVHDGQRE; this comes from the coding sequence ATGCATGAAATGATAGCGGACGGCGGAGGCGGCGAGGGTCAAGCCGAGCCGAAATATGTGGTGCACGGCGCCTTCTGCGCCTGCAGCCAGGGAACGCGCCCCGCTCGGCTCATTATCCCGGCGAGCCACGGGGATTACATCCATGATCAGCCGCAATTGAATGTAGAGGACCAGGTGCCAATGGTCAATATCCGTCCGTTCGGACTATGTCAGAGCACGCAGAATCCTGCCGTGCAGGCCGTCATCGACGCGCTACCGCCGATGCCGAAGCAGGAGGAGGCCGGGTGGTTCGCCAGCCTGTTCATCAAGAAGGAGGCTCCGCCGCCGGAAGAGGTTCCGGTGCCCGTATGCGTAGCGATGTGCGTGCCCAATGTGACGCCGGGGATGCTCTGGCAATCGGGCAAGGAGAACGTGTTGGTCGAGGGTGCGCCCGCCCTGCTGAGCGACGGATGGATTACTTGCGCATACGGGGGCCTCATCACGATCGTGCACGACGGGCAAAGGGAATAG